One stretch of Astatotilapia calliptera chromosome 3, fAstCal1.2, whole genome shotgun sequence DNA includes these proteins:
- the LOC113018722 gene encoding calpain-5-like, whose product MPERVYDFQGQSFHKLRRACLRRGALFKDPLFPATDQSLFYKRQPPPGLTWKRPREICKDPRLFVDGISTRDLHQGSLGNCWMVAAISCLASEPSLWKKVIPDHLNQEWNPKRPDLYAGIFHFRFWRLGRWMDVVVDDRLPVSEDGVLLFCRSATPREFWSALLEKAYAKLNGCYEALEGGNTAEALIDFTGGVSEPLSLDREALRLHSDQRRALFQTLTKVHECKSLITCSIRPAEGETVESVLECGLVRGHAYGITAVRKVRLGEKVLKRGGTSRLFMVRMRNPWGTTDWTGAWSQRSEQWQQLSRAERDKMGLVVRDVGEFWMDFEDFCQHFTDVVVCRLVERTLLWPRSRWREVSCYGEWVLPPLTHGAPPPTVLQSNSTLTLSKSSNGPGGTKQRGNRKEDRLGESQQEGRKRGRSKPDVSKMTAEKGGGKVNGVWKVELDKRSRCGGCINHRDTFLHNPQFMFEVRAKEEEVLICLQQEDRRMWRKNGKGENLPIGFEVLKVEVNRCSRVQCVVEQAASSIYMDSRSVTLRGTLTLGRYVVLPTTFLPGVTGCFLLRLFSHSRIRLRELREDLPSPSVLHCFLPQPTVVTTVYLHRASGLDPPKQTAPDVYAVVRCENDNVRTRVFKESRNPEFNLRTIFYRRYPNTDISVEIYSRGLLWDSLLGETRLQTAESERSRSLVMNLRGRRSRSGLRGCVYLETSSSVCLTDL is encoded by the exons ATGCCAGAACGAGTGTATGACTTCCAGGGCCAGAGTTTTCACAAGCTGCGGCGGGCCTGCCTCCGTCGAGGAGCGCTCTTCAAGGATCCTCTATTCCCCGCCACAGACCAGTCCCTCTTTTACAAGAGACAGCCTCCACCGGGTCTGACCTGGAAGAGGCCGAGG gAGATTTGTAAGGACCCCCGTCTGTTTGTCGATGGCATCAGCACTCGTGATTTGCACCAAGGAAGTCTGGGTAACTGCTGGATGGTGGCAGCCATTTCCTGCCTGGCGTCTGAGCCATCACTGTGGAAAAAG GTCATCCCCGATCATTTGAATCAGGAGTGGAATCCAAAGCGTCCCGACTTGTAtgcaggaattttccatttcagGTTCTGGCGTCTCGGTCGCTGGATGGATGTTGTTGTAGATGATCGCCTGCCTGTCAGTGAGGATGGAGTGCTGCTCTTCTGTCGTTCGGCAACACCACGAGAGTTCTGGAGCGCCCTGCTGGAAAAGGCCTACGCCAA ACTTAACGGCTGCTACGAGGCCTTGGAGGGAGGGAACACTGCAGAGGCCCTGATCGACTTCACTGGTGGAGTTTCAGAGCCGCTCAGTCTGGATCGTGAGGCTCTAAGACTTCACAGTGACCAGAGGAGGGCGCTCTTCCAGACTTTAACCAAGGTCCATGAATGTAAATCACTCATCACTTGCTCCATACGG CCTGCAGAGGGGGAGACCGTGGAGTCAGTGCTGGAGTGTGGGCTCGTGCGAGGACACGCCTACGGGATCACGGCAGTGAGGAAGGTGAGGTTGGGGGAGAAGGTACTGAAGAGAGGCGGGACATCCAGACTCTTTATGGTCCGCATGAGAAACCCGTGGGGGACCACAGATTGGACCGGTGCCTGGAGTCAGAG GTCAGAGCAGTGGCAGCAACTGAGTCGTGCAGAGAGGGACAAGATGGGGCTCGTTGTTCGTGATGTCGGGGAGTTTTG GATGGATTTCGAGGACTTCTGTCAACACTTTACAGACGTGGTGGTGTGCAGACTGGTGGAGAGGACTCTGCTGTGGCCGAGATCTCGCTGGAGAGAAGTGAGCTGCTACGGGGAGTGGGTTCTACCTCCCCTCACCCATGGAGCACCTCCACCCACTGTGCTCCAGAGTAACTCTACACTGACTCTGAGTAAGAGCAGCAATGGGCCTGGAGGGACCAAGCAGCGTGGGAACAGAAAGGAGGATCGACTCGGTGAGAGTcaacaggaaggaaggaaaagaggaagaagcaaGCCTGATGTGAGCAAAATGACAGCAGAAAAGGGTGGTGGGAAGGTGAATGGAGTATGGAAGGTGGAGTTGGATAAGAGGAGCCGGTGTGGTGGATGTATCAATCACAGGGACACCTTCCTGCACAATCCACAG TTCATGTTTGAGGTGCGAGCCAAAGAGGAGGAGGTGCTGATCTGTCTGCagcaggaggacaggaggaTGTGGAGGAAAAATGGAAAAGGAGAAAACCTGCCTATTGGCTTTGAGGTGTTGAAG GTGGAGGTGAACCGCTGCAGTCGGGTGCAGTGCGTGGTGGAGCAGGCGGCCAGCTCCATCTACATGGATTCCCGGAGTGTGACACTGAGGGGAACTCTGACTCTGGGACGTTATGTTGTGCTGCCCACCACCTTCCTGCCGGGCGTCACTGGATGCTTCCTGCTTcgcctcttctcccactctcgTATCAGACTCAG GGAACTGAGGGAGGACTTACCGTCTCCCTCTGTGCTCCACTGTTTTCTACCTCAGCCCACAGTGGTAACCACAGTTTATCTACACAGGGCGTCAGGACTCGACCCTCCCAAACAAACAG CCCCCGATGTTTACGCTGTAGTGAGATGTGAGAATGACAACGTCAGGACGCGGGTGTTCAAGGAGAGCAGAAACCCTGAATTCAACCTGAGAACCATCTTCTACAGGAGATACCCCAACACAGACATCTCTGTTGAG ATATACAGCAGAGGTCTGCTGTGGGACTCGCTTCTCGGTGAGACTCGACTCCAGACGGCCGAGTCTGAGAGGAGTCGAAGCCTCGTGATGAATCTGCGAGGCAGACGGTCTCGTTCAGGGCTCAGAGGTTGCGTCTATCTTGAGACGTCTTCCAGCGTGTGCCTCACAGACTTGTGA
- the cnpy4 gene encoding protein canopy 4 translates to MKFAVVSLFWLCGFISAEENERLPNKCEVCKFLTVELQDALEKTARSREVLEVGEVLGTGKRRKKIKYNTSETRLTEAVDNICERILEYNVHAERPGSLRYAKGSSQTMTTLKNLVHKGVQVDLGMPYELWDEPSVEVTDMKKQCETMLEQFEDVVENWYFHHQDQRLENFLCENHVLETSEQECLKEVWKGDMGDKEGAEEETSVEEEVEEGKIHDAGEL, encoded by the exons ATGAAATTTGCcgttgtgtctttgttttggcTCTGCGGCTTTATTTCGGCGGAAGAAAACGAGAGGCTGCCGAATAAATGCGAAG TGTGTAAGTTTCTGACAGTCGAGCTGCAGGACGCTCTGGAGAAAACCGCTCGCTCCCGTGAAGTCTTGGAGGTCGGAGAAGTGTTGGGCACCggcaaaagaaggaaaaagatcAAATACAACACCTC GGAAACTCGGCTGACTGAGGCTGTAGACAACATATGCGAGCGCATCCTGGAGTATAATGTTCATGCAGAGAGGCCTGGCAGCCTGAGATATGCTAAG ggctCCAGTCAGACCATGACGACCCTGAAGAATCTGGTACACAAAGGGGTTCAAGTGGACTTGGGGATGCCGTACGAGCTGTGGGACGAGCCCTCTGTGGAGGTGACAGACATGAAAAAAcag tgtgagaCTATGCTGGAGCAGTTTGAGGATGTGGTCGAGAACTGGTACTTCCATCATCAGGACCAGAGGCTGGAGAATTTCCTCTGTGAGAACCACGTCCTCGAGACATCAGAGCAAG AATGTCTAAAGGAGGTGTGGAAAGGAGACATGGGGGACAAAGAAGGAGCTGAGGAGGAGACAagtgtggaggaggaggtaGAAGAGGGAAAGATCCATGATGCCGGGGAGCTTTGA